The following nucleotide sequence is from Nocardioides eburneiflavus.
CCGGTCGTCGGGTCGACCTTGAGGAAGCGGGTGAAGACCAGGCCGACGCCCGCCATCTGGCCGGCGACGTAGACGAAGGACACGACGATCGCCGCGACCACCGCCACCAGGCGTGCCGTCTCGTTGTAGCGGTCACCGACGAAGTCGGGGATCGTGTACTTCCCGAACTTGCGCAGGTACGGGGCCAGGAGCAGCGCGAGGAGCACGTAGCCGCCCGTCCAGCCCATGAGGTAGACGGAGCCGCCGTAGCCGTTGCCCGCGAAGGCGATGATGCCGGCCATGGAGATGAAGGAGGCCGCGCTCATCCAGTCCGCTGCGATCGCGGCGCCGTTGGCCGGGGCCGGGATGCCTCCGCCTGCGACGTAGAAGCCCGCTGTGGAGCTGACCCGGCTCCGGTAGGCGACGAAGATGTAGATGCTGAACGTGAGGACCACGAAGACGAGGGTCCAGGTCTGGATGTCGCTCACGAGTGGTGCACCTCCTCCTCGTACTCGTCGATCCCGAACTCGGCATCGAGCTTGTCCATGCGGACCACGTAGACCGCGATCAGGATGACGAAGGTGATGATCGAGCCCTGCTGGGCGAACCAGAAGCCGAGCGGGAAGCCGGCGACCACGACCTCGTTGAGGGGCTCCACGAACAGGATGCCCGCACCGAACGACACGAGCGCCCAGACCGTGAGCAGCACGGCCATCAATCTCAGATTTCGGCGCCAGTACTCCCGGCGCTGGTGTTCATCCACGGTGACCTCCACTGGCTGACGACTCGGAGCTTGCGTGTCCAGCAGCGAAACAGCGCTCGTCACAGCGGGTCAAGGCGTGGATGTGAGCGGGGTCACACTTTTCGGCAAGCGGTCGGAAACCGTCGGCAGGTGGCGCGGCGAGGCCGGAGAGGGCCGCTCCGGTCGCCCCGCAGCGCCGTTGGTCGCACAGGACCGACCGTTCGTCGCGCGCCGACCCCCCGTTCGTCGCGCGCGACGGCACGCGGCCACCGGCCGCCGACGCCCGATCACCCGGACCGTTCCGTAGAGTCCCCCCATGACCGCAGCAACGGCGAGGAGTGCAGCCCGAACGCGGCGCAGGCCTGACCCGGCGAAGCGCCGCCTGGCCGG
It contains:
- a CDS encoding DUF4212 domain-containing protein, with translation MDEHQRREYWRRNLRLMAVLLTVWALVSFGAGILFVEPLNEVVVAGFPLGFWFAQQGSIITFVILIAVYVVRMDKLDAEFGIDEYEEEVHHS